Genomic DNA from Cydia fagiglandana chromosome 3, ilCydFagi1.1, whole genome shotgun sequence:
ATAACTTAAGGCCGGGTAGGTTCGAGTTCTTCTTTactctcactgagcgtaagcGTGAAAAGCGTTGAAGGGTAAATAAATGTTGGTAACTAAGTTAAGAAAATATACTTTATACTAAAGAAAATATACTTTAAAATTCAGAAAATATACTTTAAATTTATAACAGAAATTAAGCAATTTTCAGTGCTCCAGTAATAGTTGGCAccttaatgtaatttttttgacCATCTTACAATTCACGTATATTGGGTATTCTATAAAATTAAACTAGATGAGTGAAAACCTGTGTCCGATGTCTAGCGACCCTGAGGTGGGTCGCCGAGATGGCTCTTGTTTTTCGTAACCCTTTTTAGGGTTGATTTTTCAAGTCCTAATTGAATTGGATTTTGCCTGATTTTATTTgcacataggtacctaaaataaaacttgaaaaatcAACTGCTTGATAAAAGAATTGACTAAATATTTAATCTATCCATGagataaatatgaaaaaaatattgcagAGTATCTGTCCTTAGTTTCATGAATATAATAACTTGAATGCGGATGTGGTGAATTAAAATCGTATAAACTCTCTCAAATAACATTTttcttatatgtacatatatcttCGGTTtctagtaggtataggtacctatacctatataattattattatctacTCATTTGGCAAACACAGAATCTAAGAATGCAAGGTTAaccacttttgtttttgtaaatataaaagtattaaaaattaataaaacaccaTCACTAGGTACACCTCATAAGACTACAaaatcccccgccgcgtctgtctgtctgtgtgtttgtttgtttgttcgcgataaagtcAAAACCTACTAAACGGATATTCATGTGGTTTTTACCTATCCCCCCATCTCCGTTCTGCCACCGTGGGACTAGACGCGGACTTGCGTTTCACCCTTACGTCGTTACTCTGCCACTGATTCGCTCAAAGCGCTATGCATCCAGCTTTATCATGCGAACGGCTAAGGAGTGGAATTCACTTCCTGTAAATGTATTCCCAGTCCACTATAACTTGGATCTCTTTAAATCAAGAGTGAATAGACATCTCTTAGGTAAGCATGTTCCATCCTAGACTGCATCGGCACTTACCATCAGGTATGATTGTAGTCAAATGTTTACCTAtttcgaattaaaaaaaaacctatcaATAGACTGATTCTTGAAATAAAAGTAAAGGCGAGGAGGGTCGCTATTAATATATGGGTAGGtattgtaagtaaataaaagtaaaataaataggtaatgtTACTATTCGGTAAACAAACTCGTATCGTGCCACAAGAGGCGTCGCTGCAATTTTTCCGGGCCGAGCGCCCTGAGTGCCCGAAGGCCTGGAGGGCCCTTGAAGCCCTCATTACCTCCGGTACACGAGAGGGTTGATACTGTATGTTGTTTGGTAACATGATAACGATGATACAAACCGGTCAAGTATCGAAACACACAAAATAAAGTACCTCTATTTTTATTGCCTAATTGTGTTTCCTTTATAGCATACGAAAAAAACTCGGTTTTTGATATGGCGCATCTAAAATTACATGCGAAATTGTTTTCTATTAAACTATTATGATAGTGATGATAAGTATATACTCGTAGtatataagtaattatttataacaaaaCCTGATTGACAATGCATAGCGTAGTCGCCACCAGATATATAGGAGTGgctgaggtgctcaaaaatatctgaacacacacgCTGAGGCCTTGatatagaggcgtgttcaaatatttgaACATCTTGGCCGCTTCGATGTATCTAATGGCGACCGTACAGATTTCCGTATACACTGatattgggcccgattcggattttgaaatagacatctattagatatcttttagtcattaccaagatacgataacgatatgtttaagatctaacctgtcaaatttgacatttgcgcgattctggagatactcttgaacgtttcccacaggatatgacttagagatccaattcgcatctaatagatatctaacgtaaaattgacattggttgcccgaattgcgctgcaaaagagaactagttgatatctaaactataacgtatctagaatggatctagtacgtgtcgtctcttgtgaatatcttgaagttcgaatacggcagtttcaTCGGTCCGTTTAGCTCTAGGCAAATAATTATACAGCAACCAATCAGAAATATAGGCATGCATGAAATTGGATTCTGAGTCAACGgattttgtattaaataagGTACAGCcggtatttatattataagatgTTGAGTATATATTTACTGGTTTTGGCTCTTGGCAAATCTAACTCAGGTTAGTAAAATATCTTACCATATCTATcatatataatataagtatatgtatataggGTTAATCGTATATTACTTGGTACTTTCCAATAACTAGATACTTTTACAAAAACAATATTCCAATTACAAGAGCCAGtgcaaaattatataattacaaCCATatactatgtacctacataaaaagagCGAGCTCATCGCCAACAAACCGCCCCGCAGTTTGGCGAATCTTTGTATTGTGGtacacatattttaaatttccaTGTAatcatcaataaaaaaaaagttagttgGAAGTTGGCCAATAATAGACAATTTACGCTAATTGTGACTAGTCAAAATTAGTATTTATCCTGATATTATGATCATAATTGAATATTATAGGCAGACATGGAACAATTGTCTTGTGGCAAAAATGATACGTTTTAAAGTTTTAGATTAGACACTTTATGAATCACCGGCTACGCTCGTAATTAAAttgctcggatatcaatattagcacgagcggttaaacaataactttttcCCCTTGTGAATCAAATAACTTTGTCCTAACAGGTACAGTTCCTTCACCAGCTTCTGAAGTAAACGCTTCATCAGAATTAGGAGAAGAAGGGGAGACCAGGCGAATCCTGAATGGACGTGAGGTTTTTGACACCAGATCATACATGGTAAGTTTAAGATATGTATTTACTTACTGATAAAAAGGCAACTATTGGTCattagataaataccttaaaactagcatacataattattattataatatacagggtgttacggaccatggggctttaaatccagggctcgattctactcgctaaactgagctacttttattatggcaccaaccccgaaatcccgaatttattttttactttttcatacattttggctgatcagatgacgacgttttctatggaaaagccaaaaatttttccccgattttagggttggtcccatagtcaaagtagctcagtttagcgagtaaaatcaagccctggaattaaagccccatggtcagacacatactgtatacctATCCTAAAGtcacacaattatggctgcgatgcagttcgcaaccccgccgGCCGGCCgtgtcatggctcctctacacgatgggtcaacgccggccactccaagggacgcatttatgcgttagagggaacaagtgatattgctatctcattctaccgcatggctgcgtcccttgctGTGTCGACTTCATGATGTACTGAACTGTTACATTTTCATATTATTCTGATGTGATGATATAAGATGTGAAACAATGCACAAATCACATGACAACGACAACGATTAATAAGTAGcttaagtataatacaaatacatattgCATACCTTCTCTTTTTtactataaattaatttaattatttaattaaatagatAATAATAAATTACACATTATCCAGTCCATTTTTAAAAGTGTTCACGGTACTAAAGTCATAATATGTTTTACAATTGACTTCTATCCAACATCCGATATCGGGttggacaatgtgaaaacgctctaactttaatggctcctctacacgatagaccaacgccggccactccaagggatgggacgcagccatgcggtagaattagatagcaatatcacttgctccccatgcgtcccttggagtggccggcgctaggccatcgtgtagaggagccattacgttcCATAGGTGTGGTTGCGGCCAACGACTACCCACACGGACATGGTGGACAAAAATTGGCTATGCGGTGGCGTAATCCTTAATGAACAATATATACTCACTTCCGCCGCGTGCATAGAAGACGTCAAGCACTTTTACGTGATTACTGGGACCCACAAGTACGTGATTTCTCATTGCATGTcgcaataaataaacaaaaatcaaaCTTACGAGTAACTATAGGATATTTGACCGTatttaaaatgaattattttacaccatgcaagaaataaagcaccagaataTTAATAAGAGAAACGTAAACAGCAGTtgtttttagacacaatttatattttcaaacccatataaaactataaagagtgggtaatttgatcgtgacgtcacatgctggtgtttcataaaaattccatagcaaatcgttttgacgtttcgaaaaagaaaactaatttgactagtagtcaaatacttACCCCATTCTACGAAAAACAATCGCTTGCGCGTTCTATCTCGACGTCACTGCCATCTAGTGAACGGTTTGCATACTAATGTCTAATACATGCCATGAAACTGTAAAAGACTAACGCTTGCGCGATCTATCTCGACTCTAGCCCCATCTAGCGAGCAATTGGCTAAATTGTCCGTATTGGAAGTGGTACAGcatgttttaaatgttataaataTGATAAACATTATCATGCAGCATCATGTTCATGATACATACGCTAACTGTATATATATCGATACGTTATGGGTAGTATAGTATGTCGATCGATACTAAATCGTTCAATTAACTTTCGGTCTAGGCATCAGATTAGATGACGATGCTTAATGAACGGCCTAGGCTTATATTTATCTGGCAAATTTAAACAAATGGCGGagacataatatattatacgtATAACTTCTTCACCGTTAATGTATAACCCTCTTGTTTAACAGGTGGTTGCCAGTATCACAGACTAATGAGTGTATTAAAAACGGCGCATTACGTGCCATTTGGAAATGTGTCCATAGAAGTAAGTAACGCAGCgtcggcctaaatcgcaatCCTCGTAACTAATCTGACCAAATTTTACAGGAGGCACAAAAAACTTAATTAccaaaaattttgtatgaagacTTGCTTAGTATTTTCTTACATAATGTTTATAGTTAAATTTAGCCGTCAGATTGTTAAAACctattttgtttaatttctgAATCTAAGAGGAATTTTACTTTAAGAGCCCTCTTTACTTTAAGAACGCAAGTCATTAATTTTTGTTTGCAATTTCCCCATTTCCTCAGCATATCGTTTCGATGGAAATGTGTTTAACAACATACGTTGGATGGTGAACGACATAGCAGTTGTCATGACCGAAAGCGCAATTTCCTTCACCAGACGTGTAAAAGGCTGCGATTTCATTCCAAGCACGATCAAATACAATAACATCTCTAAAGATTATGAGGCACCTGGAACCAAGGGATACATCGCTGGATGGGGTTCTAACGATAAATATACTGATGTAAGTACCGTCACAGAATGCATAAAACAACCTTTAGCCTAcgacatatgtatatgtatttgaAAAGATGCGACATCGAGCCCTCTCAGTGGGAAGGTTTGGCAGCACAACGTCCTAAGTGGCGCAGGCTGGTccatgacaaagtgcacggttTTGAGGagcaacgtaaagttgacctcgacgctaaacgcgatgatctgaaagcgcgccagcctgcttccattcactaccactatgtggctggtgttctcacgtgccctcaatgtgcgcggaggttcacctccaagatcggctatgtcagccatattcgggcgcacgagcgccgagctaactaggagtcaaagtggtcgccatggtcgaaatcggccggaagggATCATCATATCTATTTAGACTTATAACTGTGTCCcttataaaggatgactcattataatatttaaattgtacCATAATATCCAACAAACTTAAATTGactctatactgcaaaacgtaattcaagaccaaaaaaagtaagacaatgttgccactttttactagcgcgtcttgtatttacgtaaaaataaataaataaaagatttttttctaaatagtaggagtaaaattactaataaataaattatcttagcgtgattatttatcaaaaagaatgtactattttacaaacaaattattgcagtggcaacattgtcttactatttttggtcttgaattacgttttgcagtttacaCTAGGTTTTCAAATTGTCACTTTACTGTGTCCACGATGGGAAGCAAGCCAATCTTGAAATGTTCATTCAGGCAGCAGACATGATAGCCCGAACCAGCGTCAACTCCCCCGTGATGATGGAAGCGGTGAACATCATAATCAACAAAGACAGCTGCAAACATCGCTGGTTGCCGCGCTACCACTCAATCATCGACAAGTACATGATCTGCGGAAAAACGGCCCGCGTCAACAAATTGAGCGATTCTTGTGTTGTATGAACATGAATTTAAATATCTCCCTTTTTCTCCCTTATGTCTCCACCCTCCTCTTGTCTTCTCTCTGGTTTCTTACTTCCCGTCACTTATGCTCATCCTAA
This window encodes:
- the LOC134680561 gene encoding uncharacterized protein LOC134680561, coding for MVWLRPTTTHTDMVDKNWLCGGVILNEQYILTSAACIEDVKHFYVITGTHKWLPVSQTNECIKNGALRAIWKCVHRTYRFDGNVFNNIRWMVNDIAVVMTESAISFTRRVKGCDFIPSTIKYNNISKDYEAPGTKGYIAGWGSNDKYTDAADMIARTSVNSPVMMEAVNIIINKDSCKHRWLPRYHSIIDKYMICGKTARVNKLSDSCVTNQAACRQLIFSEEEGPRIRRFEGDPDKLLLHSAAEVKKREKIEKMTRRMARNTNGGFCENDHGGPLVIGHGSDSIVVGIMSSYRVHDNSKQCYGPFLYTSVYNNRHLIHCAIYKTEGDDCSTVLRDQSSVLEEETYDWGNITVRAKTVYEDEGQPVLRSSNDTIDPLAPGTTPGNTETLPSDTKIT